In Streptomyces capitiformicae, one genomic interval encodes:
- a CDS encoding MAB_1171c family putative transporter, protein MIDLLFAGVAIVLLLAAGYWVRGRGGHRPTGTWAMAALLVSFALAFASYVSFVEAAAESVVPGVGRLLSNSFTLAAATSVLAFMLQLNLEPDQARRSIRVRVLFLGISVAGMTALFAAGQLNDDSPQLYALYVLIYITYLGVTAKDFGAQTWKQAKHSRRKSQRVGLRITAAGCLFALLYAAYKVFGLVSIGLELNLLPHGVRCSTPISPVRCVFSVTAPALAVLLITVGLTLPAVAWPFSQFLRRRWESRSFAALAPLWEAVTGATPEVVLTVAGGGVPGDADGDADDADDSDFLLHRRVIEINDGGLALRPHRSPRVQENAERAVAARGLAGTPEGDAIVEAAILRAAVHAKKTGGEPRPQPAPPASGAASRAGNLRAETEWLLLVAHAYAQDETARTATDDAADELAPSGTDQQA, encoded by the coding sequence ATGATCGACCTCTTGTTCGCGGGCGTGGCCATCGTGCTGCTGCTCGCCGCCGGCTACTGGGTGCGCGGGCGAGGCGGCCACAGACCGACCGGCACCTGGGCCATGGCCGCGCTGCTGGTGTCCTTCGCCCTGGCCTTCGCCTCGTACGTGTCGTTCGTGGAAGCCGCCGCCGAAAGCGTCGTCCCCGGCGTCGGCCGCCTCCTCAGCAACTCGTTCACGCTGGCCGCCGCGACCTCCGTCCTGGCGTTCATGCTCCAGCTCAACCTGGAGCCCGACCAGGCCAGACGCAGCATCCGTGTGCGGGTGCTCTTCCTCGGGATCTCCGTCGCCGGCATGACGGCACTGTTCGCCGCCGGACAGCTGAACGACGACTCGCCCCAGCTGTACGCGCTCTACGTGCTGATCTACATCACGTATCTCGGTGTCACCGCGAAGGACTTCGGCGCGCAGACCTGGAAACAGGCCAAGCACTCACGGCGCAAGAGCCAGCGCGTCGGACTGCGCATCACCGCCGCCGGCTGCCTCTTCGCCCTGCTGTACGCCGCGTACAAGGTGTTCGGCCTGGTGTCCATCGGGCTCGAACTGAACCTCCTCCCGCACGGCGTCCGCTGCTCGACGCCCATCAGCCCCGTCCGCTGTGTGTTCAGCGTGACGGCGCCGGCCCTGGCCGTACTCCTCATCACCGTGGGACTGACGCTCCCGGCGGTGGCCTGGCCGTTCAGCCAGTTCCTGCGACGCCGATGGGAGTCGCGCTCCTTCGCCGCGCTCGCCCCCCTGTGGGAGGCCGTCACCGGCGCGACACCCGAGGTCGTCCTGACCGTGGCGGGCGGCGGTGTGCCGGGTGATGCGGACGGCGACGCCGACGACGCCGACGATTCCGACTTCCTCCTGCACCGCCGGGTGATCGAGATCAACGACGGCGGGCTCGCCCTCCGCCCCCACCGTTCTCCGCGAGTCCAGGAGAACGCCGAGCGGGCCGTCGCCGCACGCGGCCTGGCCGGCACCCCGGAAGGGGACGCGATCGTGGAGGCGGCGATCCTGCGGGCCGCCGTACACGCGAAGAAGACCGGCGGCGAACCGCGGCCACAACCCGCGCCACCGGCCTCCGGAGCCGCCTCCCGGGCGGGCAACCTCCGCGCCGAGACCGAGTGGCTGCTCCTCGTCGCCCACGCCTACGCACAGGACGAGACCGCACGCACCGCCACCGACGACGCCGCCGACGAACTGGCACCCTCCGGAACGGACCAGCAAGCGTGA
- a CDS encoding regulator component has protein sequence MDLGRLRRECEERVAALRLPHRFNTRDLCDAVAQKRGRPIILRPLNTLGAIDAPCGIRLETPDADLLFYEEGTSALHQNHILAHEVSHIICDHPGSLELDADAFRAIGFNPTLVQRMNGRTSYSTDDEREAEMMATVIRQHIYRGRELPPSEPEKGAERWEALFAKSTKKGRRHR, from the coding sequence ATGGACCTTGGGCGGCTTCGCCGCGAGTGCGAAGAGCGCGTGGCCGCGCTGCGGCTGCCCCACCGCTTCAACACCCGGGACCTGTGCGACGCCGTGGCGCAGAAACGCGGCCGCCCGATCATCCTCAGACCCCTGAACACGCTCGGCGCGATCGACGCCCCGTGCGGAATCCGCCTGGAGACACCCGACGCCGACCTCCTCTTCTACGAGGAGGGCACGTCCGCCCTGCACCAGAACCACATACTCGCGCACGAGGTCAGTCACATCATCTGCGACCACCCCGGCAGCCTGGAGCTGGACGCCGACGCCTTCCGCGCCATCGGCTTCAACCCCACCCTGGTCCAGCGGATGAACGGACGCACGAGCTACTCCACGGACGACGAGCGCGAGGCCGAGATGATGGCCACCGTCATCCGGCAGCACATCTACCGCGGACGTGAACTTCCCCCCAGCGAGCCCGAGAAGGGCGCCGAACGCTGGGAGGCACTGTTCGCCAAATCCACCAAGAAGGGCCGCCGGCACCGATGA
- a CDS encoding helix-turn-helix domain-containing protein yields MTEGDVTEGGEPRTFAQLLDYLFKEVHPESRGPYTYAEVAEGIREASGGQGKGLTASAIQQLRTGVKKNPTMHTIKALADFFGVPAGYFVDEEAAHRTRAEIAVLAAMRDQNVRTVALRANGLSTETLQMVTAVIEQARILEGLPGETTPNTLNLDD; encoded by the coding sequence GTGACAGAGGGCGACGTGACAGAGGGCGGCGAGCCGCGCACCTTCGCGCAACTGCTGGACTACCTGTTCAAAGAGGTCCACCCGGAAAGTCGCGGACCCTACACGTACGCCGAGGTCGCCGAGGGCATCCGGGAGGCTTCCGGAGGCCAGGGCAAGGGACTCACCGCGAGCGCGATCCAGCAACTGCGCACCGGCGTCAAGAAGAACCCCACGATGCACACCATCAAGGCGCTCGCCGACTTCTTCGGCGTACCCGCCGGGTACTTCGTCGACGAGGAGGCCGCCCATCGCACCCGCGCGGAGATCGCCGTCCTCGCCGCCATGCGGGACCAGAACGTCCGCACCGTCGCCCTGCGCGCCAACGGCCTGAGCACGGAGACCCTTCAGATGGTGACGGCGGTGATCGAACAGGCCCGGATCCTGGAGGGCCTCCCGGGCGAAACGACGCCGAACACCCTCAACCTGGACGACTAG
- a CDS encoding VOC family protein codes for MFGTTKAFSGFSVDDIDAAREFYGETLGLRVSEQNGMLTLHIAGGRDILVYPKPDHTPATYTILNFPVDDIEKAVDELADRGVRFERYDHLEADDKGIFRGGGPLIAWFTDPAGNVLAVLQEPS; via the coding sequence ATGTTCGGTACGACGAAGGCCTTCAGCGGTTTCTCGGTGGACGACATCGACGCGGCCAGGGAGTTCTACGGCGAGACACTCGGACTCCGTGTGTCCGAGCAGAACGGCATGCTGACGCTGCACATCGCCGGCGGCCGCGACATCCTGGTCTACCCCAAGCCCGACCACACCCCGGCCACGTACACGATCCTCAACTTCCCCGTGGACGACATCGAGAAGGCGGTCGACGAGCTCGCCGACAGGGGCGTCCGCTTCGAGCGCTACGACCACCTCGAGGCGGACGACAAGGGCATCTTCCGCGGCGGCGGCCCTCTGATCGCATGGTTCACCGACCCCGCCGGAAACGTCCTCGCCGTCCTCCAGGAACCGTCGTAA
- a CDS encoding nSTAND1 domain-containing NTPase yields the protein MSHDSGARTAFAERLALLYKEAGNPPLKSVSESVVRLQRVDERGRPVRVSVQRISDWRRAKNVPAQFAALAAVLQVLIPEARRLRPTPVSKGLYDMAQWQRLWERALADPAGERPATAGSATASEEEQRPAVEGPPVPGGVCPYRGLASYRQQDARWFFGRERSTDALVAQLRSAGRTGGLVMLVGASGAGKSSLLNAGLVPAVREGALGEAVDGPGEGGEVLQLVPGADPLGELTRHIPGLGNVVSAAYEPGTPMFADAVREAVATWAHRETPSPDGSPTPGETRTPTRPVIIVDQFEEAFTLSSDEADRRTFIQLLSAACTPGGGGEPAPALVVLGVRADFYEQCLGYPELADALQHRHMVLGPLTTAELREAVTGPAKAVGLELEPGLAELIVREVSADGPRGAHDAGVLPLLSHALLVTWQRRKAGRLTLAGYRAAGGIQGAVAATAERAWSGLDPAARTAARLLLLRLVRLGEDTQATRRRGTRRQLADGAADPDKTEESLEALVRARLLTLDAETVEITHEALLHAWPRLRGWIDEGRGDHLLRQRLEEDGRAWEDSERDASLLYRGSRLEQAHSWAKSAGDTLLTRSAVEFLAASVKLRKRTVRLRRSAVSALVVLAILAVGSAVVAWQQRNDAVFEQVVAEADRVQYTDPSLSAQLDLVAHGLRPDDEGTNNRLVSIVNAPLATPLLGHGGAVYLTSFSPDGKVLATASYDRTVRLWNVADPSRPKALGKPLTGHTSWVSTAVFSPDGHTLASASDDGTIRLWDVRDPAAPKPIGEPLTGDNGTIYLLAFSPDGQTLASVGEDTTVRLWDVRDPDKAGPLGAPLTGHTAPVRAVAFSPDGRTMATGGDDNVVRLWNTADPRRPVPLARVLKGHTATVHSLAFSPDGRTLASGSSDNTVRLWDVADPGRASALGAPLTGHTGPVWSVAFSPDGRMLAAASADSTASLWNVADPEYASQVGEPLAGASGEMFALTFSPDGRTLATGSGDGKVRLWAVPTSDMVGQNGAFRPDGMVLATAGRDGRIRLWNVAEPGRPVALSAPFMEADDGNRALAFSPDGRTLAIVASNRALHLWDVSDPTHPVRHRSPVALRTRYTDALAYSPDGRTLATVYDDHTVQLWNVGDPSRPVPFDKRLTGHKGYVLALVFSPDGRTLASGSADGTVRLWNVSDPARATRVGEPLLDHHGSVSDLAYSPDGETLASAGDDDKVRLWDVGDPGEATLLGSPLTGHTEAIVSLSYSEDGRTLASGGNDNTVRLWNVADPADASPIGQSMSPNARTGNFLSFNPRGHMLGVSSGADTVRLWNLDVDEAVRHICSTTRGVLTAEKWHEYLPRLSYEPPCDE from the coding sequence TTGAGTCACGACTCAGGCGCGCGTACAGCCTTCGCGGAACGTCTCGCGCTGCTCTACAAGGAAGCGGGCAATCCTCCCCTCAAAAGCGTGTCCGAATCCGTCGTACGACTGCAGCGGGTCGACGAACGCGGGCGGCCCGTGCGGGTGTCCGTACAGCGGATCAGCGACTGGCGGCGGGCGAAGAACGTGCCCGCGCAGTTCGCCGCGCTGGCCGCCGTACTGCAGGTCCTGATACCCGAAGCCCGGCGCCTGCGGCCCACCCCCGTGTCCAAGGGCCTGTACGACATGGCCCAGTGGCAGCGCTTGTGGGAGCGGGCCCTGGCCGACCCGGCCGGCGAGCGCCCGGCGACGGCCGGGTCGGCCACGGCGTCCGAGGAGGAGCAGCGCCCCGCCGTCGAGGGCCCGCCCGTGCCCGGCGGTGTCTGCCCCTACCGGGGCCTCGCCTCGTACCGGCAGCAGGACGCCCGGTGGTTCTTCGGGCGGGAGCGCAGTACGGACGCCCTCGTCGCCCAGCTGCGCTCGGCGGGACGAACGGGCGGGCTGGTCATGCTCGTGGGCGCGTCGGGGGCCGGGAAGTCGTCCCTGTTGAACGCCGGGCTGGTGCCCGCGGTGCGGGAGGGCGCGCTGGGCGAGGCCGTCGACGGGCCGGGCGAGGGCGGCGAGGTGCTCCAACTCGTGCCGGGAGCCGATCCGCTCGGGGAGCTGACCCGTCACATACCCGGGCTCGGGAATGTCGTGTCCGCCGCGTACGAGCCCGGCACCCCGATGTTCGCCGACGCGGTACGGGAGGCGGTCGCGACGTGGGCACACCGCGAGACGCCCTCCCCCGACGGCTCGCCCACCCCGGGCGAAACCCGCACCCCCACCCGCCCCGTCATCATCGTCGACCAGTTCGAGGAGGCCTTCACTCTCTCCTCCGACGAGGCCGACCGCCGTACGTTCATCCAGTTGCTCAGCGCCGCGTGCACGCCCGGCGGCGGCGGTGAACCGGCGCCGGCGCTTGTCGTGCTCGGTGTCCGGGCCGACTTCTACGAGCAGTGCCTCGGCTATCCGGAGCTGGCCGACGCGTTGCAGCACCGGCACATGGTGCTCGGGCCGCTGACCACCGCCGAGCTGAGGGAGGCGGTGACGGGGCCGGCGAAGGCCGTGGGGCTGGAGCTGGAGCCGGGGCTGGCGGAGCTGATCGTGCGGGAGGTGAGCGCGGACGGGCCGCGGGGGGCGCACGACGCCGGCGTGCTGCCGTTGCTGTCGCACGCCCTGCTCGTGACCTGGCAGCGGCGCAAGGCGGGGCGGCTGACGCTGGCCGGGTACCGGGCGGCGGGCGGTATCCAGGGGGCGGTGGCGGCGACCGCCGAGCGGGCGTGGTCGGGGCTTGACCCGGCGGCCCGTACCGCGGCCCGGTTGCTGCTGCTGCGTCTGGTCCGGCTGGGCGAGGACACGCAGGCCACGCGGCGGCGGGGGACGCGCCGTCAGCTGGCGGACGGGGCGGCGGACCCGGACAAGACGGAGGAGTCGCTGGAGGCGCTGGTCCGCGCCCGGCTGCTGACGCTCGACGCGGAGACCGTGGAGATCACCCACGAGGCGCTGCTGCACGCCTGGCCCCGGCTGCGCGGCTGGATCGACGAGGGCCGGGGCGACCATCTGCTGCGCCAGCGGCTGGAGGAGGACGGCCGGGCCTGGGAGGACTCCGAACGCGACGCCTCGCTGCTGTACCGGGGCTCGCGTCTCGAACAGGCCCACAGCTGGGCGAAGTCCGCCGGTGACACCCTGCTGACCCGTAGCGCGGTGGAGTTCCTGGCGGCCTCGGTCAAGCTGCGCAAGCGCACGGTCCGGCTCCGCCGGAGCGCCGTGTCGGCCCTGGTCGTCCTCGCGATCCTGGCCGTCGGCTCGGCGGTGGTGGCATGGCAGCAGCGCAACGACGCGGTGTTCGAGCAGGTGGTCGCCGAGGCCGACCGCGTCCAGTACACGGATCCGTCGCTGTCCGCCCAGCTCGACCTGGTCGCCCACGGTCTGCGCCCGGACGACGAGGGCACGAACAACCGGCTGGTCTCGATCGTCAACGCGCCCCTGGCCACCCCGCTCCTCGGCCACGGCGGCGCCGTCTACCTCACCAGCTTCAGCCCGGACGGGAAGGTCCTGGCCACCGCCAGCTACGACCGGACCGTACGCCTGTGGAACGTCGCCGACCCGTCCCGTCCCAAGGCCCTCGGCAAACCCCTCACCGGCCACACCAGCTGGGTGAGCACCGCCGTCTTCAGCCCCGACGGCCACACCCTCGCCAGCGCCAGCGACGACGGCACGATCCGCTTGTGGGACGTACGCGATCCGGCCGCCCCGAAGCCGATCGGCGAGCCCCTGACCGGCGACAACGGCACGATCTACCTCCTCGCCTTCAGCCCGGACGGCCAGACGCTGGCCTCGGTCGGCGAGGACACGACCGTACGGCTGTGGGACGTGCGCGATCCGGACAAGGCCGGGCCGCTCGGCGCACCGCTCACCGGCCACACCGCACCCGTACGGGCCGTGGCGTTCAGCCCCGACGGGCGGACCATGGCCACCGGTGGCGACGACAACGTGGTCCGGCTGTGGAACACGGCCGACCCGCGGCGTCCGGTGCCGCTCGCCCGGGTGCTGAAGGGGCACACGGCCACCGTGCACTCGCTCGCGTTCAGCCCGGACGGCCGTACGCTCGCGAGCGGCAGTTCGGACAACACCGTACGGCTGTGGGACGTGGCCGATCCGGGGCGGGCGTCCGCGCTCGGGGCGCCGCTGACCGGGCACACCGGGCCCGTGTGGTCGGTGGCGTTCAGTCCGGACGGGAGGATGCTGGCCGCGGCGAGCGCGGACAGTACGGCGAGCCTGTGGAACGTGGCGGACCCGGAGTACGCGTCGCAGGTGGGCGAGCCGCTCGCCGGGGCGAGCGGCGAGATGTTCGCGCTCACGTTCAGCCCGGACGGCCGGACCCTCGCAACCGGGAGCGGGGACGGCAAGGTCCGGCTGTGGGCGGTGCCGACGTCGGACATGGTCGGCCAGAACGGAGCGTTCCGCCCGGACGGGATGGTGCTCGCCACGGCCGGGCGCGACGGCCGGATCCGGCTGTGGAACGTGGCGGAGCCCGGCCGCCCCGTGGCGCTGAGCGCACCGTTCATGGAGGCGGACGACGGCAATCGCGCCCTGGCCTTCTCCCCCGACGGCCGCACCCTCGCCATCGTGGCCAGCAACCGGGCGCTGCACCTGTGGGACGTCAGCGACCCCACCCATCCGGTCCGCCACAGGTCGCCCGTCGCGCTGCGCACCCGGTACACCGACGCGCTGGCCTACAGCCCGGACGGGCGCACGCTGGCCACCGTCTACGACGACCACACCGTCCAGCTGTGGAACGTCGGCGACCCGTCCCGCCCCGTCCCGTTCGACAAGCGGCTCACCGGCCACAAGGGTTACGTCCTTGCCCTCGTCTTCAGCCCTGACGGCCGCACGCTCGCCAGCGGCAGCGCGGACGGCACCGTCCGGCTGTGGAACGTGAGCGACCCGGCCCGCGCCACCCGCGTCGGCGAACCCCTCCTCGACCACCACGGCTCCGTCAGCGACCTCGCCTACAGCCCGGACGGCGAGACGCTGGCCAGCGCGGGCGACGACGACAAGGTCCGGCTCTGGGACGTCGGCGACCCCGGCGAGGCGACCCTGCTGGGCTCCCCGCTCACCGGCCACACCGAGGCGATCGTGTCGCTGTCCTACAGCGAGGACGGCCGGACCCTGGCCAGCGGCGGCAACGACAACACCGTACGGCTGTGGAACGTCGCCGACCCCGCCGACGCCTCCCCCATCGGCCAGTCCATGAGCCCCAACGCCAGGACCGGCAACTTCCTCTCCTTCAACCCCCGGGGCCACATGCTCGGCGTCTCCAGCGGCGCCGACACCGTACGGCTGTGGAACCTGGACGTGGACGAGGCGGTCCGGCACATCTGCTCGACCACGCGGGGCGTTCTGACAGCGGAGAAATGGCACGAGTACCTGCCGCGGCTGTCGTACGAGCCGCCGTGCGACGAGTGA
- a CDS encoding TIGR03943 family putative permease subunit, whose translation MNRQAQTVLLFLTGGGLLHAGFTDLYLRYVKAGLRPLLIGAGVVLIAAAMATVWYGRRAARQQGDEPAPGDGHEGHKGREGREGHEGHAHREPRVSWLLVLPLLALVLVAPPAAGSYTAMRTGTALQEQPWGYPELPADGPLRLSVADYAGRAVYDKGRALADRELKVTGFLALGGDGTPYLVRMALNCCAADAQPVKVALSGALPAVLQPDTWIEVTGTYTPKQAKDPVNGTAIPFLDVTATRPVKAPQDPYDEAWNG comes from the coding sequence GTGAACCGCCAGGCCCAGACCGTCCTCCTCTTCCTCACCGGCGGCGGCCTCCTGCACGCCGGTTTCACCGACCTCTACCTCCGTTACGTCAAGGCCGGGCTGCGCCCGCTGCTGATCGGCGCGGGTGTGGTGCTGATAGCGGCCGCGATGGCCACGGTCTGGTACGGCCGCCGGGCAGCCCGGCAGCAGGGCGACGAGCCGGCGCCCGGCGACGGGCACGAGGGGCACAAGGGGCGCGAGGGGCGCGAGGGGCACGAGGGGCACGCCCACCGCGAACCCCGGGTCTCCTGGCTCCTCGTCCTCCCGCTTCTCGCCCTGGTCCTGGTCGCCCCGCCCGCCGCCGGCTCCTACACCGCCATGCGCACCGGCACCGCCCTCCAGGAGCAGCCCTGGGGTTACCCCGAGCTCCCCGCCGACGGCCCCCTCCGCCTCAGCGTCGCCGACTACGCCGGGCGCGCCGTCTACGACAAGGGCCGCGCCCTCGCCGACCGGGAACTCAAGGTCACCGGCTTCCTCGCCCTCGGCGGCGACGGCACCCCGTACCTCGTCCGCATGGCTCTCAACTGCTGTGCCGCGGACGCCCAGCCCGTCAAGGTCGCCCTCTCCGGCGCCCTCCCCGCCGTCCTCCAGCCGGACACCTGGATCGAGGTGACCGGCACCTACACCCCGAAGCAGGCCAAGGACCCGGTCAACGGCACCGCCATCCCCTTCCTCGACGTCACCGCCACCAGGCCCGTCAAGGCGCCGCAGGACCCGTACGACGAGGCCTGGAACGGCTGA
- a CDS encoding permease produces the protein MLTMLLVLAVAAQGPLRRVLAAPVTQSWMTVFVAVVVQALPFLVLGVLLSAVIAVFVPASFFARALPKRPALAVPAAGMAGVVLPGCECASVPVAGALVRRGVTPAAALAFLLSAPAINPIVLTATAVAFPGNPEMVLARFVASLLVACAMGWLWQRLGRGAWMRPPERPSYEGQSKGAAFWGSVRHDVMHAGGFLVVGAMAAATLKAVVPASWLNAAADNWIVAILALAVLAVLLSICSEADAFVAASLTQFSLTSRLAFLVVGPMIDLKLFAMQTATFGRAFALRFAPVTFALAILVSALVGTVLL, from the coding sequence CTGCTGACGATGCTGCTGGTCCTGGCCGTCGCAGCGCAGGGCCCCCTCCGCCGTGTGCTGGCCGCGCCCGTGACGCAGAGCTGGATGACGGTGTTCGTGGCGGTGGTCGTACAGGCGCTGCCGTTCCTGGTGCTCGGGGTGCTGCTGTCGGCGGTGATCGCGGTGTTCGTGCCGGCGTCGTTCTTCGCCCGCGCGCTGCCGAAGCGGCCCGCGCTCGCGGTACCGGCGGCGGGCATGGCCGGGGTGGTGCTGCCGGGGTGCGAGTGCGCGTCGGTGCCGGTGGCGGGCGCCTTGGTGAGGCGAGGGGTCACCCCCGCCGCCGCGCTCGCCTTCCTCCTCTCCGCCCCCGCGATCAACCCGATCGTGCTGACCGCGACCGCCGTGGCCTTCCCGGGGAACCCCGAGATGGTGCTGGCCAGGTTCGTGGCGAGCCTGCTCGTGGCGTGTGCGATGGGCTGGCTCTGGCAACGGCTGGGGCGCGGCGCGTGGATGCGCCCACCGGAGCGCCCGTCCTACGAGGGGCAGAGCAAAGGCGCGGCGTTCTGGGGCTCGGTGCGCCACGACGTGATGCACGCGGGCGGCTTCCTCGTCGTCGGCGCGATGGCCGCGGCCACGCTCAAGGCGGTGGTCCCGGCGAGCTGGCTGAACGCCGCCGCCGACAACTGGATCGTCGCCATCCTCGCCCTCGCCGTCCTGGCCGTCCTGCTCTCCATCTGCTCCGAGGCGGACGCGTTCGTGGCGGCCTCGCTGACCCAGTTCTCCCTGACCTCCCGGCTGGCCTTCCTGGTCGTCGGCCCGATGATCGACCTGAAACTCTTCGCCATGCAGACCGCCACCTTCGGCCGCGCCTTCGCCCTCCGCTTCGCGCCCGTCACCTTCGCCCTCGCGATCCTGGTGTCGGCCCTCGTCGGGACGGTGCTCCTTTGA
- the rpmF gene encoding 50S ribosomal protein L32, which translates to MAVPKRKMSRSNTRHRRAQWKASTPPLVPFTVDGATYLVPQRLLKAYERGLIQPEG; encoded by the coding sequence ATGGCCGTACCCAAGCGGAAGATGTCCCGCAGCAACACCCGTCACCGCCGCGCCCAGTGGAAGGCGAGCACGCCGCCCCTGGTGCCGTTCACAGTCGACGGCGCCACGTACCTCGTACCGCAGCGGCTGCTGAAGGCGTACGAGCGCGGGCTGATCCAGCCCGAGGGCTGA
- a CDS encoding GTP-binding protein, giving the protein MVRDRLPVTVLSGFLGAGKTTLLNHVLANREGLRVAVIVNDMSEVNIDAALVRGGEAALSRTEERLVEMTNGCICCTLRDDLLEEVDRLAREGRFDYLLIESSGISEPMPVAATFAFARDDGATLGDLARLDTMVTVVDAVNFLSELAGGDELVARGLDQYEDDERTVSDLLMDQVEFADVIVLNKLDLVDAATAERLAATLARLNPAARIVPVSRGRVRVAEVLGTGRFDLERAQQAPGWVRELNGEHVPETEEYGISSTVFRSELPFHPGRLWTFVTEGLDSGEFGQVLRSKGFFTLGSRPLVVGLWSQAGSVARFEPTAARDGEAPYAQELVFIGTGLRADALRSALAGCLVGEGEIVVEGDDPFPAWDVCGVG; this is encoded by the coding sequence ATGGTCCGGGACCGGCTGCCCGTCACAGTCCTCTCCGGCTTCCTCGGGGCCGGCAAGACCACCCTGCTCAACCATGTCCTCGCCAACCGTGAGGGGCTGCGGGTGGCGGTCATCGTCAACGACATGAGCGAGGTCAACATCGACGCCGCCCTGGTGCGCGGCGGCGAGGCGGCGCTGTCGCGCACCGAGGAGCGGCTGGTCGAGATGACCAACGGCTGCATCTGCTGCACCCTGCGCGACGATCTGCTGGAAGAGGTGGACCGGCTGGCACGAGAAGGCCGTTTTGACTACCTGTTGATCGAAAGCTCCGGCATCTCGGAACCCATGCCCGTCGCGGCCACGTTCGCCTTCGCGCGCGACGACGGGGCCACCCTCGGGGACCTCGCCCGGCTCGACACCATGGTGACGGTCGTCGACGCCGTGAACTTCCTGTCCGAGCTTGCGGGCGGCGACGAGCTCGTCGCACGCGGGCTCGACCAGTACGAGGACGACGAGCGCACCGTCAGCGATCTGCTGATGGACCAGGTCGAGTTCGCCGACGTGATCGTGCTGAACAAGCTCGACCTCGTCGACGCGGCCACCGCCGAGCGGCTCGCCGCGACGCTCGCCCGGCTCAACCCCGCCGCGCGGATCGTCCCGGTCAGCCGGGGGCGGGTGCGGGTCGCGGAGGTGCTCGGTACCGGACGGTTCGACCTCGAACGGGCTCAGCAGGCACCGGGGTGGGTGCGGGAGCTCAACGGGGAGCATGTGCCCGAGACCGAGGAGTACGGCATCTCGTCGACGGTCTTCCGGTCCGAACTGCCTTTCCATCCCGGTCGGTTGTGGACCTTTGTGACGGAAGGCCTCGACAGTGGGGAGTTCGGGCAGGTCCTGCGGTCCAAGGGCTTCTTCACCCTGGGCAGCCGGCCGCTGGTCGTCGGGCTCTGGTCGCAGGCGGGGTCCGTCGCGCGCTTCGAGCCGACCGCGGCGCGGGACGGGGAGGCGCCGTACGCGCAGGAACTCGTGTTCATCGGGACGGGGTTGCGGGCGGACGCTCTGCGTTCGGCGTTGGCGGGGTGTCTGGTGGGCGAGGGCGAGATCGTTGTCGAGGGGGATGATCCGTTTCCGGCGTGGGATGTGTGCGGGGTGGGGTGA